The Arvicola amphibius chromosome 11, mArvAmp1.2, whole genome shotgun sequence genome has a segment encoding these proteins:
- the Eloc gene encoding elongin-C: MDGEEKTYGGCEGPDAMYVKLISSDGHEFIVKREHALTSGTIKAMLSGPGQFAENETNEVNFREIPSHVLSKVCMYFTYKVRYTNSSTEIPEFPIAPEIALELLMAANFLDC, translated from the exons ATGG ATGGAGAAGAGAAAACCTATGGTGGCTGTGAGGGCCCTGACGCAATGTACGTCAAGTTAATATCTTCTGATGGCCATGAATTTATTGTAAAGAGAGAACACGCGTTAACTTCTGGAACAATAAAGGCCATGTTGAGTGGACCAG GTCAGTTTGCGGAGAACGAAACCAATGAGGTCAATTTTAGAGAGATCCCTTCGCACGTGCTCTCGAAAGTGTGCATGTACTTTACTTACAAGGTCCGCTACACCAACAGCTCCACCGAGATTCCTGAATTCCCAATTGCACCCGAAATTGCACTGGAACTGCTCATGGCCGCGAACTTCCTagattgttaa